TTTACGTGTCGACCTGTAATGACAAAAAAAATCACAATTctagaaaaaaagtaaaaataaataaacaaatcgGAAATCAGCATTATGTCAGCAAATACATGCTACTGGTCGAATTATGTACACAGTACACATAATAACTCCGTCAACGCCGTAAATTATCGCCGGCTCTCCATTTTGTAAACCCTGTCAACCCTCAATTCCAAAATCCTCTCTTCTCTTTGCTCAGTTGCAATTCATTCTTTTCGCCGTCTGATTTTTTCGACCTCTCTTCGAACGTTTGCAATGTCGGTGAGTAGAAGCTACATTTTGAGCATTTCACTTGCGGATTTTTTCGAAGTTTTGAATTGAATTTCTGTTGTTTATTCCtctgatttgatagatttcaatGTTGTTTCTATTGATTGATCCTGTTGAAATTCAGCTATGAGTAATGATCTTTGAGCTCTGAGTTTGAGTATTTTTGATATATCATTTTGCTAGAATTATAGGCCAATTTAACTGTTTTACCTTTCTTTGATATTTAAGCTATTCGCTTATTGTTCTTGATTTGTTTTGAAGTCTCCATGAATGAAGAGATCGAAAGGATTACAACGTCATTGTCTGACATTTTTGCTGTAATAGGTGTAAAAGTTTGTGATTTCATTCAAAAAGTTGACTAGCTAAATAATCAACTTGAATTTACTTGAATTGTAGGTTCATTTAACTGATTTACCTTTCTCTTGATATTTATTCATTTTTATTCATGTTTTAATTGATTTGTGTGACTTCATCTTCGATGAAGTGATCAAATGGAGTATAAACGTATTGTTGGCGGTTTTGCTGTTATAGGTATAAAACGTATAAAATTTGTGGTTAATTAAAAGGTTGACTAATTGAATAATTTTATCTGTCAAATGCTAGTCTTATGGACTATGAATTTGAACAAATTTTGTTTACTATCCGACTTGTGGATTATATGCGCCACATTTTGTGTTTTATTAATTGAGGAATCATATCAATTAATTGATTAAGCATGAATCTCAAACTATTGGAGTCGACTatacatacaacaacaataacaataataaactcAGTGCAATCCCACAagcggggtctggggagggtagtgtgtacgcagaccttacccttacctttaAGAAGGCAGAGGAGAGGCTATTTCCGGCAGACCCTCGGCTCGAGTCAGCTCACTCTCTCTCATACCCTCAGACCCTTACCTTTAAGAAGGCAGTGGATAAGAGGATCAATCTTTAGATCTGAGATAGCATAGTATGATACAGACTTTGCAACTTTCATATAAATTTTCTAGATTTTGGCATCAATTATGTGAAGTTTTGTGACTAAGGGGACTAAGATCCCCGGGGAGTGAACTTACTTTAGAATATCTTCTGAAGCAAAATCTCCATGCTACATCATGAGTGGATATACAACATCTTTTAGTTCAAGGGCATCTTCACATGTAGGATACTGAAGAGAAGTTGATCTTATAATCCTGTTAAAAAAAGGCTGATTTGATAATCTAATTGCAATTTCATAACATTCTTGTAGAATAACTCCTTCAGCAAACATTACTTTTCCTTTTGGTGTGAAAGAGCGTAAACTATCACTGAATTATATTTCTAACTATGTCAAGCAGAAAATATATGGATCAGGATAGTttctcaaaaaagaaaaatggataAGGACAGATAAATATTGAACTGGAGCAGTGGAGTTGGGATAGTACAATGATAAATAATTTACCAAAAAGGGGTCAAAATAACAGGGCCTAAAacttataattgaattagaaTCAAATTAACCAAATTTAAAAGGCTCAAACATTTTCGATAAGTTTCAAGTTGTTGCCTCTCTAATTATATCTCATTCCTAATGGAACATGTGTCTCAAATCTATTTGAAATTAATCCATACGCATCTTTGCATGATCCTTTGATATTTAAGATGTTGCtctttttatttgttttaaatgatgATAAGATGTTGTCCAAGTATGCCTTCTTGATAATGAGGTTTAACTGAAATGGTGAAAATGGTACTGTCTTCCCAAACGCTTGACAGCTTGCTTGTTCCTGAGCAGGTGAAAACTGTTAAAGTTAGCAATGTCTCCTTAGGAGCATCAGAGTGGGATATCAAGGAATTCTTTTCGTTCTCTGGTGATATTGAATATGTTGAGATGCAAAGGTTAGCCCTTGAGATTGTTTACCATTTTCTTTGAGCTAATTCTTTCAGTTTGTCATTAACCCCAACTTTTTACTTTGTAGTGATATTGAACGAAGTCAAACTGCATATGTTACATTCAAGGATTCTCAGGGAGCTGATACTGCAGTTCTTCTTTCAGTTATCCTCATTCTCTAATCTGTCAAAATTTTCAATTTGTTTCCCTTACTCTTTGGATTATGCTTATGTGGGCCTGGGACATTGAACCGATAATCTGAAATCTGATATTAATGGTTGCAACAATGTTGCCTTCTATATTAATTTATATCAAGTAGTattgaggcatagttgttgttgtagcaTTCATGTTTATCTTCTTTACTGTATTGTCCCGGCATATTACTGTCATTTGAGCATGTGACTGAGATGGTACTTTTTACTGCTAAAACAGTTCACTACTAGTAACAAACCTTCATTATAGTCTCTTGCTTACTCTTGTTCATATGCTGTTTGCTGACCACTTTCGTTACATTGTTTTGACTATATTAAGATTTTATGGAACAACTCTAGCTAACGCAATTATTAGAAACTTTTTTTATGTGATTGAGCTTATTGTATGTATATGTTTTTTATGaggaaaattttaatttttttcatttatcaagttcatttaAAATCTTGAAATTCATGCTAGTATATAACCGGGCATCGATGTAGCATTTCACTTTTCACTGCAGAAGTCCAGGTGCTCCCTTAGGGCTTATTTAAGAATGATAGTTTGATTGATAGGGCAGATGATTTTAGTGCAGACTCTCCATTGAAAGACTCTAGGAGTGAGTTTGGCTAACTCATCATATTAATGTTCCCAAGAAAACTTATCATGTAAGTGTTATTGGAGATAGGGGAAATGAAACTTTTGTCAGGCTGTTGGAAGTCTGTGTATAGTATTGTTTAAATATGTTAGATATAAGGCGGAAGTTGCAAAGGCTGAAAAGTAAATTTATAAGACGGCGGTAGTCTATTAAAATCATTCATGATCTATCTTGATATCAAAGAATCATAGTTTGGGTTCTTATGATGTCTCACCATCAGGTGATCACTAGAAGATGTCAGATACTTGCAAAAATTTCTCTATCCTTTGTAGTTCTAGGGAAGATACTGAGAGGCCTAAACATGAACTAGCACTTAGGCAAAAATAGATTGAACAATAAACTGGACGTTTAACCAGagatggattcaagatttaaactCTATGTGTTCAACCTTTaagatttttagcattgaacttattatattttaaagttatgggttcatatctactatttgttgcaattttagtaaatttttacacataaactTATGTGCCACGTCGAAAGTATTGGGTTCAGATGAACCCGGTACCAAAGGATTGGATCCGCCCTTGGTTTTAACTGTCAAGTCAGCTTAGAGTCCATACAGGTATGCATGGTAAAATGAAAGACCATGTCATGTTTATTCCCTTTCTAGGTTAGGTTGGACTATCTAGGATCAGAAGGTATTGAATGTAACATTGCAATAAGCCGAAGATGAAGCAAGGCAGATAAAGAGCAGCAGATAAGGAAGAGATTTAGGCAACTTAATTGACCTAGCGGACTCTAAAGAAAGGGTATCACTTATTTGGAAACTAGAAACTTGCCGGTTTCCAAGCTGGCTtctattaaatttttttttattttttgctaacTGTGGTTTCCGGACCAACTTACATCCCACTAGCAATAAGCACCAGGTAATTTTGTCTACCAAGGCTTGaacagatgggaagaaatcacctagtatttttgCCTCCGTTGAGATTTGAACCTGAGACATCATGGTTctcaacccacttcattgaccactaggccataCCCTTGGGTGCTTGTCTtctattcttttttattttcttataagTGGTTTTCGGCTGGGTACACCTCGACTACACTAGGTACCTTTACAAGTATTGGGTAACTTTGCATACAAAAGTTTAGGCGGATTGAAAGAAATAAATTAACTTCTTTGCCTTTCGTGGAATACGAATACTGGTCTATCACGACTTCCGGTCCTGCTTCGTTGATCACTTGGGAATACCTTTGGTAGTTTTGCTAAAACGAAAATAATTTCTTTGAATTATAATATTATATGACTACGATGCAAATGAAGTACTCCATTAATTATGCCAAAGGTACTTTATTTCAGAACATTGCCATGTATCCTCAATGTTGACCTTTACCTTATAATATTTGAAGTTTATATGTCGAAAACTCTTCTTAAAAAGGGTATCGACAATTATGATGTAATTCTCATGCGATAAAACATGTTTTCTTCAGATTAGCTGATTTCATTTCCTTTCAAATCTTTTCCTGCAAATTCCTTTATAAGGGCTCCAAATTTCTGATATGGCATAAACTCTACTTGAAGCAAAGAAAGAGAGTTTCTGTGGTGAGTTAATGAGAAAAGAATTCTAGTCCTTATGACTATCATATTCCCCTTTTAATGTGCTCATTCTTGTAGGCATTGAATGTCTGTAAATATAGAAACATGAAAGAGTTCTCACTAGCGTCTTCATATTTATTTCAGGGAGCAACAATAGTTGATATGTCTGTTACAGTGACTTTGGATCCAGTTTACCAGCTTTCTCCTGGTGCTGCtacagcgcccccggtaaaaagAATCATACATATTGCAATATCTTTGAATATGAAAACACACATGACGACCCTCTGCAGCCAACTGGAAAGAAAACTGCTGGTGATTTAGAATCTGCTTTTCAGAAAGCAGAAGATGTTGTTAGCAGCATGCTCGCAAAAGGTTATATCTTAGGTAAAGATTCTGTGGGCAAAGCAAAGTCTTTTGATGAGAAGCACCAGTTGACTTCAAGTGCAAGTGCTAAAGTGGCCTCTTTAAACCAAAAAATTGGTCTCACTGAGAAGATAAGCATTGGTACTTCCATTGTTAATGAGAAAGTCCGAGAAGTGGATCAGAAACTCCAGGTTTCTGAAAAAGCAAAATCAGCATTTGTTGTAGCAGAGCAAAAAGTTAGTAGCGCTGGATCGGCCATTACGAAAAACCGGTATGTTCTCACCGGGGCTACTTGGGTAACATGCGCTTTTAGTAAAGATGCTAAAACAGCAGGGGAAGTGGGCCAGAAGACAAAAGAGAAAGTGGGAATGACTGAGGATGAGCAGAGACAGAAAATGGTCACTGATTTTGCACAGGTTCATTTATCTGATTCTCCAAAAGCTTCTAATTTCACGGAGCATCAGTCTTCCAAGCCTGCTACAGTACAAGGTTTAGTCCTTTGAGTTGATGCCCCTGTAAGTATCTTTGAGGACTTCCACTCCTCATACTTCATTTCATTTTCAATTCACTGGTTTATGAAGAAATAACAAGTGTAAAACAATATGTTCAATATGCAATTTTAGATGATCTCAATTTTGTTTTTGTACTTCGTCTTGTAACAAGATTTGATTGATTTGTATATCATTGATATTGTCAAGTAAATAAATTCATTGTTATGCCTTGATGAACATACATGAGCCCAATCTTTTTGCACTTACAGTTGCTTCATTTTGCTTGTTAGTTGCATGAGACATCCTTCTTGACTTCAGTATATTTCCTTAGATTGTAGAGAAAGATATTTCTGGAGAATGAGTGACCTAACATGTGAATTGTGCTTTATATCGTTGAAGGAGGTTGCTGGGCCTTCTCCTTTTTACTAGCATTGCAGATTCCTTTTTGGCAGTTTTTAGCATACTTCTTAGTTCCTTGGGTGTGAAATGCAGAATATTTATCATTGTAAAAGGCATCCATTGCAGGCCAAATTAGAAATGGTGCACTTTCTTATGAATGTGTGGAGTAGTTCTTTTAGATTACTGTATTGAAGTTTCTCTTGCTTGTTCATATTTTAGTGCTTCAATCCATCTATATAGGAGAATTGCCAATTATTTCAGGTGTATAACATTATGCTGCAATCTGGAATGCAAGTATCTGAATCATTCGCTTTTTTGCTAGAAACTTGAGTTTGATGTCCTGCAGACGTTCTTCCCTTGAGTATATACAGCCTGGTTTTCTGTGGCAAGGATGTGCTTTTGCTTTCCTTTTTATGTTTCACACTGCTAAAAATTCCTGTTCCACACTTTTCTTTGATACTCTTAGTTCTACACAAAATAGGAATTGCATGAACCTCTGGTTTTGGGTGGCAGTTATTTGACCCTCTTTTTTGATAAGGTATGTTGACCCTTGATTCCAATTCCTAGTAACTAGGGAAGGGGAACAAATCAAGTTACAAATATTAAGCCTTGCATAATCTTGATTAAGCTTTCTAATTCTTCCTTTTGATTCTTGTAATTTATGGAAGAATCGTCAGCATACACATAGTGAAATGATACTTTAGAACTTTAGATGTGTTTCACAATGACACCGGGATGCCTAACCTATTGGAAGTGTTGATGATTAGAAGGTACTCCGAAAGAGCATTCATACTTGGTACCcaatctctctatatatatatataaaaggggGAATAGGAAAGATGACTTGGCATATCTCTTTGGCCAAGGattctatttatcttttttctgcTTTTTTTTAGATTTTTTCCTCTCATTTTAATAACTCATTTACTGCCTAGGAAAGTGAACTAAAGGAAAACAAATGAGGTTTACATAGAGATTTCAGTTATGGAATATATATAAATGTATTACTACCTAATTATAAGAGGATTTCAGTTATGGAATATAAAAAGGAGTAATTAACTAATTAACTTGTAACTGAAAAGCATACTGGTTATATAGGCGGTCCTTTTGCCCATATTTAGATCAAACTAAATCGGTTTGTTTAAGATTATTTGAGCTTTGAAGAGCTTATGCCAATTATAATGGAGCGAATGACGATGCATGCTTCAAGGGCAAGGCTTTTCAAGGAGTATAACAAAGAAGTATAGAGAGAGAAATCTGAGGGGGATTTGCAGCCGTATctatatttgtgccaccttttaacctgtacccaatttttaaaaattattaatttggtagCCAGCTGACAAAAAGTCCGTAATAATATTATAATTATACCCCTTACAAAAGATATAAAAGACGAATCACGCATTAATCGCTTTACCGTTCTCCTCCATCACTCCGTCCCTCCTCAGATCTCTTCTCACATCTGCCATAATCACGATCTCTGTCATAACCAGAAAGTTGAACCAGATTTAAATTTCGAATTCAAAATTACAAAATACATTATAAGTATTGCAATTCATCTTCAGAATTCAAATTAGTTTTTGAAATTGATTGATCTTCATGATATATGTTTCTGCAATTATTTTCGTAATTCATCATACTTTTTAAGTTTTAATTCTATCAACGCATATAGATTTTTTCACTTATGCTAATTTAATCACGcttgcatgaagttgtttgaCGGATGAAACATGAAGTTTTCACTTATAGATCTTCAAAAACTTTGCATGAAAGATATAGAATAAAGTTGTTTCACGTTGAATTCAAAAGTTTCAATCAAATACAAGCTAAAATTTTATGCTACTGTAGCATGAAGATTTTTCACGTTAAACCTAATTTAGTGTGAAGTTGTTTCACGTTGAAGCTAAATATTTATGATAATGGATGCTGAAGTTAATTAGTTCacttgctaaaacttcataccaatAATACTGAAGTTTTGTAGTATTAtggaaaaaattacagttttgtcatgagcttTTTCCGAAACTTCAACGGAGaaatgctgaagttatttagttcatttgctaaaatttcaggaCGAACGTGCTgaagtttttgtcctgcagtatgtaattttctaatgaattttatttaatgcatgctgaagttatttagttcattttctaaaacttcataccaaCATATGCTGAGGTTATTTAGTTCATtcaacagttttgtcatgaggtTTTTCCGAAATTTCAGCGAAAAAATACTGAAAttgtttagttcatttgctaaaattttagGATAAACGTGCTGAAATTTTTGTGCTATAGTATGTAATTCTCTAATGAATTTTATTAAATGCATGcagaagttatttagttcatttgctaaaacttttgCTGAAGTTATTTTGTTCATTTTCCTAATACTTGACACGAAATATGATGAAGTTTTTATTTTGCAGGGTGAGTTCGATTTGCCTTGTTATTACTTTCAATGGGAGGTGGACTTTTGATTACAAATACTTGGATCATGATACAAAACTTGTTCTGCTTAATAAACAAGTATCATTCAATATTTTTCTGAAGAAAATTAGTGTAGTTACAGATTTTGATTCAACCAAATATTCACTAAAAATATGGTTTGATATCAAACTAAATACAAGCAAAGGGATGCTTGTAACTtcagatgaagaactcagaacCTGTATACATTTGCTAACAACTGATTCAGCCTTCAAGAATTGCCATTTTGTCGCCGAAAAAATACAACTCATTTCTAACAGTGTACCTGCTTCAGAATCTGCAATATTCAAACCATCTCTTGCACATACAATAGATTCAGAACAATTTTCTAATTATCAAAATGAACTAGAACAACCAATAATGGAAGTAGACAACGAGCGATAACCTTCTAACATTACAGCTGCTTCAGAATATGGAATGCTGCAAGAATTAACTGCCGCTACAATAAATTCATACCAGTTTGTTGAGGCCCAAAAAGAAGAAGGACAACTAATAATGCAAATAGACAACCAACACATAATCCAACAAAGTTTTTTGTTACCTTCTGCAATGATAAGCAACAACGAAGATGAAGAAAATAGAGAATTTATACCGATAACATCAGATACAATTGAAGAAATTGTTGAAACTTCTACTGCTTCtaagaaatcaagaaaaagaGTGAGGAGAAAGCTGAAAGAATCTCCACCATGTAAAGTACTTAGGCACGATGCATTGCCTGAGGAAGTAAAAGTAGgatcaatttttgagaacaagAAGAGCATGA
The DNA window shown above is from Nicotiana tomentosiformis chromosome 8, ASM39032v3, whole genome shotgun sequence and carries:
- the LOC104107780 gene encoding binding partner of ACD11 1-like isoform X1, with product MSVKTVKVSNVSLGASEWDIKEFFSFSGDIEYVEMQSDIERSQTAYVTFKDSQGADTAVLLSGSKFLIWHKLYLKQRKRVSVGATIVDMSVTVTLDPVYQLSPGAATAPPPTGKKTAGDLESAFQKAEDVVSSMLAKGYILGKDSVGKAKSFDEKHQLTSSASAKVASLNQKIGLTEKISIGTSIVNEKVREVDQKLQVSEKAKSAFVVAEQKVSSAGSAITKNRYVLTGATWVTCAFSKDAKTAGEVGQKTKEKVGMTEDEQRQKMVTDFAQVHLSDSPKASNFTEHQSSKPATVQGLVL
- the LOC104107780 gene encoding binding partner of ACD11 1-like isoform X3 translates to MSVKTVKVSNVSLGASEWDIKEFFSFSGDIEYVEMQSDIERSQTAYVTFKDSQGADTAVLLSGATIVDMSVTVTLDPVYQLSPGAATAPPPTGKKTAGDLESAFQKAEDVVSSMLAKGYILGKDSVGKAKSFDEKHQLTSSASAKVASLNQKIGLTEKISIGTSIVNEKVREVDQKLQVSEKAKSAFVVAEQKVSSAGSAITKNRYVLTGATWVTCAFSKDAKTAGEVGQKTKEKVGMTEDEQRQKMVTDFAQVHLSDSPKASNFTEHQSSKPATVQGLVL
- the LOC104107780 gene encoding binding partner of ACD11 1-like isoform X2 codes for the protein MLRCKVILNEVKLHMLHSRILRELILQFFFQLADFISFQIFSCKFLYKGSKFLIWHKLYLKQRKRVSVGATIVDMSVTVTLDPVYQLSPGAATAPPPTGKKTAGDLESAFQKAEDVVSSMLAKGYILGKDSVGKAKSFDEKHQLTSSASAKVASLNQKIGLTEKISIGTSIVNEKVREVDQKLQVSEKAKSAFVVAEQKVSSAGSAITKNRYVLTGATWVTCAFSKDAKTAGEVGQKTKEKVGMTEDEQRQKMVTDFAQVHLSDSPKASNFTEHQSSKPATVQGLVL